One segment of Panicum virgatum strain AP13 chromosome 1K, P.virgatum_v5, whole genome shotgun sequence DNA contains the following:
- the LOC120652265 gene encoding uncharacterized protein LOC120652265, with protein MRLVDGDVRPSMGFFYGELLKAKRQIKEAFGNVEARFKDVIAIIDKKMNGRLDSSLYLTAYLLNPHYSYRGPSIFDQPKISEGFIACVEKFYYHDEDMQHQVANIELKKFQNREEPFSKKLARTFENFDYNPASWWRLYGYETPALQKMATRILSLTSSFSGCERNWSGFERIHTKKRNKLTTTRLNKLVYIQFNSKLLSKREKIKSNKITDVLLSSDTTEAQGFLQEGGDNCALVDFRDGEEDEMEGTRIPWSVIGKAVGADEQLELRRSARVRKLYAEEEFDSEEEEYEDEDLCYSEDEI; from the exons ATGCGTTTGGTTGATGGGGATGTGAGGCCATCCATGGGTTTCTTTTATGGAGAATTATTAAAGGCAAAGAGACAGATCAAAGAGGCCTTTGGAAATGTTGAGGCTCGGTTCAAGGATGTAATAGCTATTATTGACAAGAAGATGAATGGAAGACTTGATTCTTCATTGTATTTGACAGCCTATTTGCTGAATCCTCACTATAGCTATAGGGGCCCATCAATCTTTGATCAGCCCAAAATATCAGAAGGGTTTATAGCTTGTGTTGAGAAATTTTATTATCATGATGAGGACATGCAACATCAGGTTGCCAACATTGAACTAAAGAAGTTTCAGAATAGAGAAGAACCCTTTAGCAAGAAACTTGCTAGGACTTTTGAAAACTTTGATTACAACCCAG CATCATGGTGGAGACTGTATGGATATGAAACACCAGCTTTACAGAAGATGGCTACAAGGATCCTATCTTTGACATCAAGCTTTTCTGGTTGtgaaagaaattggagtggaTTTGAAAGG ATACACACTAAGAAGAGAAATAAGCTTACTACAACCCGCCTCAACAAGCTGGTGTATATCCAATTCAACTCCAAGCTGCTTAGTAAGAGAGAAAAGATCAAGTCAAACAAAATCACTGATGTTCTCTTGTCTAGTGATACAACTGAagctcaaggttttctccaaGAGGGTGGGGATAATTGTGCATTAGTTGACTTTAGAGATGGGGAGGAAGATGAGATGGAAGGCACAAGGATACCTTGGTCTGTCATTGGAAAGGCAGTGGGAGCAGATGAACAGCTTGAGCTGCGTAGAAGTGCAAGAGTGAGGAAGCTCTATGCAGAAGAAGAATTCGActctgaagaagaagagtatgaAGATGAAGATCTGTGCTACAGTGAAGATGAAATATGA
- the LOC120649083 gene encoding exopolygalacturonase-like, with protein MAPINNNVAMTVVAAAVALLLLATNAAGAAYAAPAGGAPSVPAGPLDIVQLGAKGDGKTDSTQAILKAWKNACDATGTQKIVIPAGNFLTGAIGLKGPCKSSIIIRLDGNLLGTGDLSAYKTNWIEVQNVDNFAINGHGTLDGQGALVWKQNQCQKSYNCKILPNTLVLDFVKNAQIRGITLLNSKFFHMNIFSCENVVVDKVTITAPGDSPNTDGIHVGDSTNVTISGATIGTGDDCISIGPGSRAIRVQGVKCGPGHGISVGSLGRYKDEKDVEDVKVTDCTLAGTSNGLRIKSYEDSKSSPKATKFLYEGITMDNVSYPIIIDQKYCPNNICVKSGASKVAVSDVIFRNVHGTSNTPEAVTLNCANNLPCQGVQLVNVDIKYNKSNNKTMAVCKNVAGKSIGVAKELACL; from the exons ATGGCCCCCATCAACAATAATGTCGCGATGACGGtggtggccgcggcggtggcgctgctgctgctggcgacGAACGCCGCCGGGGCGGCGTACGCGGCGCCCGCCGGAGGGGCGCCGTCGGTGCCGGCGGGCCCGCTGGACATCGTGCAGCTGGGCGCCAAGGGCGACGGCAAGACGGACAGCACGCAGGCGATCCTCAAGGCGTGGAAGAACGCGTGCGACGCGACGGGGACGCAGAAGATCGTGATCCCCGCGGGCAACTTCCTGACGGGCGCCATCGGGCTCAAGGGCCCCTGCAAGTCCTCCATCATCATCCGCCTCGACGGCAACCTGCTGGGCACCGGCGACCTCAGCGCGTACAAGACCAACTGGATCGAGGTCCAGAACGTCGACAACTTCGCCATCAACGGCCACGGCACCCTGGACGGGCAGGGCGCGCTCGTGTGGAAGCAGAACCAGTGCCAGAAATCCTACAACTGCAAGATCCTCCCCAAC ACCCTGGTGCTGGACTTCGTGAAGAACGCGCAGATCCGCGGCATCACGCTGCTCAACAGCAAGTTCTTCCACATGAACATCTTCTCGTGCGAGAACGTGGTGGTGGACAAGGTGACGATCACGGCGCCCGGCGACAGCCCCAACACGGACGGCATCCACGTCGGCGACTCCACCAACGTGACCATCAGCGGCGCCACCATCGGCACCGGCGACGACTGCATCTCCATCGGCCCCGGCAGCCGGGCCATCCGCGTCCAGGGCGTCAAGTGCGGCCCCGGCCACGGCATCAGCGTCGGCAGCCTCGGCCGGTACAAGGACGAGAAGGACGTGGAGGACGTCAAGGTCACCGACTGCACGCTGGCCGGCACCAGCAACGGCCTGCGCATCAAGTCGTACGAGGACTCCAAGTCGTCGCCCAAGGCCACCAAGTTCCTGTACGAGGGCATCACCATGGACAACGTCTCCTACCCCATCATCATCGACCAGAAGTACTGCCCCAACAACATCTGCGTCAAGTCCGGCGCCTCCAAGGTGGCCGTCTCCGACGTCATCTTCAGGAACGTCCACGGCACCTCCAACACGCCGGAGGCCGTCACGCTCAACTGCGCCAACAACCTGCCCTGCCAGGGCGTGCAGCTCGTCAACGTCGACATCAAGTACAACAAGTCCAACAACAAGACCATGGCCGTCTGCAAGAACGTCGCCGGCAAGTCCATCGGCGTCGCCAAGGAGCTCGCATGCCTCTGA
- the LOC120649103 gene encoding uncharacterized protein LOC120649103, with product MANNTRTVSSLDEVNVVLQEMGINAIAKANQVEFRLHEQTSLQNAMNLKAKVRPGRCGFKLLNPELLECKYKAMLKVQETFNTMLQTCMAECDLQMHPLEVQIVNLNQLLLSTDAQIPHVGPPREERNRGVQQNIYPNPPFPEDPSFEFAPGNQRVPYQTAFATNEELDAAIYRDKRAQRAFWRTNLRLLERKKSVLEKKIDLEKSLRAEFCQVIEEQSDLGVGYANFTI from the exons ATGGCTAACAACACTAGAACTGTCTCTAGCCTCGATGAGGTCAATGTTGTCTTGCAAGAGATGGGCATCAATGCGATTGCCAAAGCCAATCAAGTTGAATTTCGTTTGCATGAGCAAACATCTCTTCAAAATGCAATGAACTTGAAGGCAAAGGTCCGACCTGGAAGGTGTGGCTTCAAATTGCTTAATCCTGAACTGTTGGAATGCAAATATAAAGCCATGCTCAAGGTTCAGGAGACTTTTAATACAATGTTGCAGACATGCATGGCTGAGTGTGACCTTCAGATGCATCCACTTGAAGTCCAGATTGTGAATCTGAATCAACTCTTGCTCTCCACTGATGCGCAAATCCCACATGTTGGACCTCCACGTGAGGAAAGGAATCGTGGGGTACAACAAAATATCTATCCAAACCCACCG TTTCCTGAGGATCCAAGTTTTGAGTTTGCTCCTGGAAATCAAAGAGTACCTTATCAGACAGCTTTTGCTACAAATGAAGAGCTGGATGCAGCTATTTATCGTGATAAGCGTGCTCAGAGGGCCTTCTGGAGGACCAATCTGCGCCttttggagagaaaaaaatcCGTTCTGGAGAAGAAGATCGACCTGGAAAAAAGTTTGAGAGCGGAGTTTTGTCAAGTGATCGAAGAGCAATCAGATCTTGGGGTTGGCTACGCGAATTTCACCATATAG